In Haliotis asinina isolate JCU_RB_2024 chromosome 16, JCU_Hal_asi_v2, whole genome shotgun sequence, the following are encoded in one genomic region:
- the LOC137268333 gene encoding transcription factor HES-1-A-like, whose amino-acid sequence MADIAVASQRKDPSIRKSNKPLMEKKRRARINNCLSQLKTLTLQALKKDSSQFSKLEKADILELTVKHLRNLQRQQISASMASDTSVMGKYRAGFNECANEVMRYLSTSHDINGDVRSQLINHLANCLQAVNSVQTPDSIHQRCLQPISVQIPSSGQATHSTPPSMSTSSHPQTPVASTPIIPSPTSTPSTSPVQLAGAFHIMPGNMCNGSAVAVYLGNQNSHSVPVYSLHVPQTDNGVTTFVPSPTGSSQSPTSPSQVFYSERKHSDSRFTPYTRSPTCSPSPSKVKEECVWRPW is encoded by the exons ATGGCTGATATTGCCGTAGCTTCTCAGAGGAAGGACCCTTCCATCAGAAAG AGCAACAAACCATTGATGGAAAAGAAACGAAGAGCAAGAATCAACAACTGTCTATCACAACTGAAGACTCTTACATTACAAGCACTTAAGAAAGAT agcTCACAATTCTCTAAGCTGGAGAAAGCTGACATTTTGGAGTTGACAGTTAAGCATCTGCGAAACCTTCAACGCCAACAGATATCGGCTTCCATGGCATCCGATACCTCAGTGATGGGTAAATACCGAGCTGGTTTCAATGAATGCGCAAACGAAGTGATGCGGTATTTGAGTACCAGTCACGACATCAACGGTGATGTCCGAAGTCAGCTGATCAACCACCTCGCCAACTGCCTCCAAGCGGTCAACAGTGTCCAGACACCAGACTCTATACACCAAAGATGTCTGCAGCCAATCAGCGTTCAGATCCCATCCTCTGGACAGGCAACCCACAGCACACCTCCGTCCATGTCGACATCATCTCACCCGCAGACACCTGTTGCATCAACACCCATCATCCCGTCGCCCACATCCACCCCATCAACCAGTCCGGTCCAACTTGCAGGGGCTTTTCATATCATGCCGGGCAACATGTGCAACGGTAGCGCTGTGGCGGTGTATCTAGGCAACCAGAACTCTCACTCCGTGCCAGTGTATTCTCTTCACGTTCCTCAGACAGACAACGGTGTTACCACATTTGTGCCTTCCCCCACAGGTTCCTCACAGTCCCCCACTTCTCCATCTCAAGTTTTCTACAGTGAACGAAAACATAGTGACTCTCGTTTCACCCCTTACACCAGAAGTCCAACATGCTCCCCCTCGCCGTCTAAAGTGAAGGAGGAATGTGTGTGGAGACCGTGGTAA